One part of the Symphalangus syndactylus isolate Jambi chromosome 1, NHGRI_mSymSyn1-v2.1_pri, whole genome shotgun sequence genome encodes these proteins:
- the VIPR1 gene encoding vasoactive intestinal polypeptide receptor 1 isoform X6, with product MIEVQHKQCLEEAQLENETIGCSKMWDNLTCWPATPRGQVVVLACPLIFKLFSPIQGRNVSRSCTDEGWTHLEPGPYPIACGLDDKASSLDEQQTMFYGSVKTGYTIGYSLSLATLLVATAILSLFRKLHCTRNYIHMHLFISFILRAAAVFIKDLALFDSRESDQCSEGSVGCKAAMVFFQYCVMANFFWLLVEGLYLYTLLAVSFFSERKYFWGYILIGWGVPSTFTMVWTIARIHFEDYGCWDTINSSLWWIIKGPILTSILVNFILFICIIRILLQKLRPPDIRKSDSSPYSRLARSTLLLIPLFGVHYIMFAFFPDNFKPEVKMVFELVVGSFQGFVVAILYCFLNGEVQAELRRKRRRWHLQGVLGWNPKYRHPSGGSNGATCSTQVSMLTRVSPGARRSSSFQAEVSLV from the exons GCTGCAGCAAGATGTGGGACAACCTCACCTGCTGGCCAGCCACCCCTCGGGGCCAGGTAGTTGTCTTGGCCTGTCCCCTCATCTTCAAGCTCTTCTCCCCCATTCAAG GCCGCAACGTAAGCCGCAGCTGCACCGACGAAGGCTGGACGCACCTGGAGCCTGGCCCATACCCCATTGCCTGTGGTTTGGATGACAAGGCATCGAGTTTGGATGAG CAGCAGACCATGTTCTACGGTTCTGTGAAGACCGGCTACACCATCGGCTACAGCCTGTCCCTCGCCACCCTTCTGGTCGCCACGGCTATCCTGAGCCTGTTCAG GAAGCTCCACTGCACGCGGAACTACATCCACATGCACCTCTTCATATCCTTCATCCTGAGGGCTGCCGCTGTCTTCATCAAAGACTTGGCCCTCTTCGACAGCAGGGAGTCGGACCAGTGCTCCGAGGGCTCG GTGGGCTGTAAGGCAGCCATGGTCTTTTTCCAATATTGTGTCATGGCCAACTTCTTCTGGCTGCTGGTGGAGGGCCTCTACCTGTACACCCTGCTTGCCGTCTCCTTCTTCTCCGAGCGGAAGTACTTCTGGGGGTACATACTCATCGGCTGGG GGGTACCCAGCACATTCACCATGGTGTGGACCATCGCCAGGATCCATTTTGAGGATTATGG GTGCTGGGACACCATCAACTCCTCACTGTGGTGGATCATAAAGGGCCCCATCCTCACCTCCATCTTG GTAAACTTCATCCTGTTTATTTGCATCATCCGAATCCTGCTTCAGAAACTGCGGCCCCCAGATATCAGGAAGAGTGACAGCAGTCCATACTC GAGGCTGGCCAGGTCCACGCTCCTGCTGATCCCCCTGTTTGGGGTACACTACATCATGTTCGCCTTCTTTCCAGACAATTTTAAGCCTGAAGTGAAGATGGTCTTTGAGCTCGTCGTGGGGTCTTTCCAG GGTTTTGTGGTGGCTATCCTCTACTGCTTCCTCAATGGTGAG GTGCAGGCGGAGCTGAGGCGGAAGCGGCGGCGCTGGCACCTGCAGGGCGTCCTGGGCTGGAACCCCAAATACCGGCACCCGTCGGGAGGCAGCAACGGCGCCACGTGCAGCACGCAGGTTTCCATGCTGACCCGCGTCAGCCCCGGTGCCCGCCGCTCCTCCAGCTTCCAAGCCGAAGTCTCCCTGGTCTGA
- the VIPR1 gene encoding vasoactive intestinal polypeptide receptor 1 isoform X7, with translation MTRHRVWMRWAVRQPWSFSNIVSWPTSSGCWWRASTCTPCLPSPSSPSGSTSGGVPSTFTMVWTIARIHFEDYGCWDTINSSLWWIIKGPILTSILVNFILFICIIRILLQKLRPPDIRKSDSSPYSRLARSTLLLIPLFGVHYIMFAFFPDNFKPEVKMVFELVVGSFQGFVVAILYCFLNGEVQAELRRKRRRWHLQGVLGWNPKYRHPSGGSNGATCSTQVSMLTRVSPGARRSSSFQAEVSLV, from the exons ATGACAAGGCATCGAGTTTGGATGAG GTGGGCTGTAAGGCAGCCATGGTCTTTTTCCAATATTGTGTCATGGCCAACTTCTTCTGGCTGCTGGTGGAGGGCCTCTACCTGTACACCCTGCTTGCCGTCTCCTTCTTCTCCGAGCGGAAGTACTTCTGGGG GGGTACCCAGCACATTCACCATGGTGTGGACCATCGCCAGGATCCATTTTGAGGATTATGG GTGCTGGGACACCATCAACTCCTCACTGTGGTGGATCATAAAGGGCCCCATCCTCACCTCCATCTTG GTAAACTTCATCCTGTTTATTTGCATCATCCGAATCCTGCTTCAGAAACTGCGGCCCCCAGATATCAGGAAGAGTGACAGCAGTCCATACTC GAGGCTGGCCAGGTCCACGCTCCTGCTGATCCCCCTGTTTGGGGTACACTACATCATGTTCGCCTTCTTTCCAGACAATTTTAAGCCTGAAGTGAAGATGGTCTTTGAGCTCGTCGTGGGGTCTTTCCAG GGTTTTGTGGTGGCTATCCTCTACTGCTTCCTCAATGGTGAG GTGCAGGCGGAGCTGAGGCGGAAGCGGCGGCGCTGGCACCTGCAGGGCGTCCTGGGCTGGAACCCCAAATACCGGCACCCGTCGGGAGGCAGCAACGGCGCCACGTGCAGCACGCAGGTTTCCATGCTGACCCGCGTCAGCCCCGGTGCCCGCCGCTCCTCCAGCTTCCAAGCCGAAGTCTCCCTGGTCTGA